A stretch of Stigmatopora argus isolate UIUO_Sarg chromosome 22, RoL_Sarg_1.0, whole genome shotgun sequence DNA encodes these proteins:
- the igsf5a gene encoding immunoglobulin superfamily member 5 isoform X1, with the protein MDNKSWIWLILCATGVTGKFQVEPLHSTVLKGSDARFKATVEGPWEVMTWNVRGFLVLTVPRSGNISSSSKQFSASFCSADDTSCVAFTVHNTSRSQAGLVTCTIQGEYGSKSANLHVQESGTVKIKEGIMEVHQDEEVEFNCEASAWFPQPLITWNLNGHSVESSLYNITHVAHEDSFNSSSLLKFRAVKNSTIACLVTLQTMTKPLSSSVFLVVVPKPPDWTVLIALVCSFGGCALLVLFILGVMFCYRRKKEKESNYQDEMTKRVRTLSQLSGMKPPGQEQGQDNAGYAADGQTSVAPSDLTDSDYRFNSNEILDAVYHRAENDSKTSYIDMDEGFRKHRHATTV; encoded by the exons ATGGACAATAAATCATGGATCTGGCTAATACTATGCGCAACTGGAG TCACGGGAAAGTTCCAAGTGGAGCCTCTCCATTCCACAGTTCTAAAAGGCTCCGATGCACGATTTAAAGCCACAGTGGAAGGACCATGGGAGGTCATGACCTGGAATGTCCGAGGTTTTCTGGTTCTCACGGTTCCTCGAAGTGGAAACATATCTTCGTCCTCAAAACAGTTTTCGGCCTCCTTCTGCTCAGCCGACGACACCAGCTGCGTGGCGTTCACCGTTCACAACACCTCCCGGAGCCAAGCCGGGCTGGTCACCTGCACTATACAGGGAGAATATGGATCAAAGTCTGCAAATCTACATGTTCAAG AGAGTGGTACAGTGAAGATCAAGGAAGGTATTATGGAAGTGCACCAGGATGAGGAGGTGGAATTCAACTGTGAGGCATCAGCTTGGTTCCCTCAACCTCTCATCACTTGGAACCTGAATGGTCACTCCGTGGAAAGTAGTCTGTACAACATCACTCATGTAGCTCATGAAGATTCCTTCAACTCTTCCAGTCTCCTGAAGTTTCGTGCGGTCAAAAATTCCACCATAGCGTGTCTAGTAACGCTACAGACAATGACAAAGCCACTATCCAGCTCAGTCTTCTTAGTAGTTG TGCCCAAGCCTCCAGACTGGACGGTCCTGATAGCTCTGGTTTGCTCCTTTGGAGGTTGTGCTCTCCTCGTTTTATTCATCCTAGGGGTGATGTTTTGCTACAGACGCAAGAAAGAAAAAG AGTCCAACTACCAAGATGAAATGAC TAAAAGAGTGAGGACACTGAGTCAATTAAGTGGAATGAAACCACCTGGACAAGAACAAGGTCAAGACAATGCAGGATATGCGGCAGACGGTCAAACAA GTGTTGCTCCAAGTGACTTGACAGACAGTGATTATCGCTTCAATTCTAATGAG ATACTTGATGCTGTTTACCACCGCGCCGAAAATGACTCCAAAACATCCTATATAGATATGGATGAAGGTTTCAGAAAACATAGGCATGCCACTACTGTATAA
- the igsf5a gene encoding immunoglobulin superfamily member 5 isoform X2, with protein MDNKSWIWLILCATGVTGKFQVEPLHSTVLKGSDARFKATVEGPWEVMTWNVRADDTSCVAFTVHNTSRSQAGLVTCTIQGEYGSKSANLHVQESGTVKIKEGIMEVHQDEEVEFNCEASAWFPQPLITWNLNGHSVESSLYNITHVAHEDSFNSSSLLKFRAVKNSTIACLVTLQTMTKPLSSSVFLVVVPKPPDWTVLIALVCSFGGCALLVLFILGVMFCYRRKKEKESNYQDEMTKRVRTLSQLSGMKPPGQEQGQDNAGYAADGQTSVAPSDLTDSDYRFNSNEILDAVYHRAENDSKTSYIDMDEGFRKHRHATTV; from the exons ATGGACAATAAATCATGGATCTGGCTAATACTATGCGCAACTGGAG TCACGGGAAAGTTCCAAGTGGAGCCTCTCCATTCCACAGTTCTAAAAGGCTCCGATGCACGATTTAAAGCCACAGTGGAAGGACCATGGGAGGTCATGACCTGGAATGTCCGAG CCGACGACACCAGCTGCGTGGCGTTCACCGTTCACAACACCTCCCGGAGCCAAGCCGGGCTGGTCACCTGCACTATACAGGGAGAATATGGATCAAAGTCTGCAAATCTACATGTTCAAG AGAGTGGTACAGTGAAGATCAAGGAAGGTATTATGGAAGTGCACCAGGATGAGGAGGTGGAATTCAACTGTGAGGCATCAGCTTGGTTCCCTCAACCTCTCATCACTTGGAACCTGAATGGTCACTCCGTGGAAAGTAGTCTGTACAACATCACTCATGTAGCTCATGAAGATTCCTTCAACTCTTCCAGTCTCCTGAAGTTTCGTGCGGTCAAAAATTCCACCATAGCGTGTCTAGTAACGCTACAGACAATGACAAAGCCACTATCCAGCTCAGTCTTCTTAGTAGTTG TGCCCAAGCCTCCAGACTGGACGGTCCTGATAGCTCTGGTTTGCTCCTTTGGAGGTTGTGCTCTCCTCGTTTTATTCATCCTAGGGGTGATGTTTTGCTACAGACGCAAGAAAGAAAAAG AGTCCAACTACCAAGATGAAATGAC TAAAAGAGTGAGGACACTGAGTCAATTAAGTGGAATGAAACCACCTGGACAAGAACAAGGTCAAGACAATGCAGGATATGCGGCAGACGGTCAAACAA GTGTTGCTCCAAGTGACTTGACAGACAGTGATTATCGCTTCAATTCTAATGAG ATACTTGATGCTGTTTACCACCGCGCCGAAAATGACTCCAAAACATCCTATATAGATATGGATGAAGGTTTCAGAAAACATAGGCATGCCACTACTGTATAA